Proteins co-encoded in one Armatimonadota bacterium genomic window:
- a CDS encoding FAD-dependent oxidoreductase, whose product MRGLVLVVTVSFVVVLVVAGATAPTTPAMLPVERVDVLVVGGTPGGVAAAVAAARAGASVLLVEPADRLGGILTYAWLTTFDLSLGPNGEPLVRGIFLEVLDALGISFDPEAAPRVLGRLLARHPGARASLATSVAGVHVVQGRITAVDLVARPWRRATRILPRHVVDATDDGDVAAAAGVPFEVGRAGYQGGERWMQAATLIFRVAGVDWERLRTDIAARTDDGDSVTWGVAERTAWGYPDVAADYRPGHPRVVLYPLNLARHSDGTVLINALNVTEVDGLDPASVAAGLQIARDELPRLVAYLRASVPGFEAARLVDHAPALYVRETRHVAGLYTLTADDIRTERVFDDRIAVASYPIDLHPYHANWRNPFLPVARVYTIPFRAIVPLGVENLLVASRAFSATSEAHGSARVVPTVMALGQAAGVAAALCAQHACTPHAVAATPALMRQVQLSLVAQGAYLAGRP is encoded by the coding sequence ATGCGCGGGCTTGTCCTCGTCGTCACCGTCAGCTTCGTCGTGGTCCTCGTCGTCGCGGGCGCAACAGCGCCCACCACGCCCGCGATGCTGCCCGTCGAGCGCGTGGACGTGCTGGTCGTCGGCGGCACGCCGGGCGGGGTGGCTGCCGCGGTGGCGGCTGCCCGTGCGGGCGCGTCGGTGCTGCTGGTGGAGCCGGCCGACCGTCTGGGCGGCATCCTCACGTACGCGTGGCTCACCACCTTCGATCTGAGCCTGGGACCCAATGGCGAGCCCCTCGTCCGCGGCATCTTCCTGGAGGTGCTGGATGCGCTCGGGATCTCCTTCGACCCCGAGGCGGCCCCGCGCGTGCTCGGGCGCTTGCTGGCGCGCCATCCCGGGGCGCGCGCCAGCCTCGCAACGTCCGTGGCGGGCGTCCACGTGGTGCAGGGCCGGATCACCGCCGTGGACCTCGTGGCACGCCCGTGGCGCCGCGCCACACGTATCCTCCCGCGCCACGTCGTGGACGCGACCGACGACGGCGACGTCGCGGCCGCGGCGGGCGTGCCGTTCGAGGTCGGGCGCGCCGGCTACCAGGGCGGCGAACGCTGGATGCAGGCCGCCACGCTGATCTTCCGCGTGGCGGGCGTCGACTGGGAGCGCCTGCGGACGGACATCGCCGCCCGTACCGATGACGGCGACAGCGTGACCTGGGGCGTGGCCGAGCGGACCGCCTGGGGCTACCCCGACGTCGCGGCGGACTACCGGCCCGGCCACCCGCGGGTGGTGCTGTACCCGCTGAACCTGGCCCGGCACAGCGACGGCACGGTCCTGATCAACGCCCTGAACGTCACCGAGGTCGACGGCCTCGACCCCGCGTCGGTGGCCGCGGGGCTACAGATCGCGCGCGACGAACTGCCGCGCCTGGTGGCATACCTGCGGGCGAGCGTACCCGGATTCGAAGCCGCGCGCCTGGTGGACCACGCGCCGGCGCTCTACGTGCGCGAGACGCGGCACGTGGCCGGCCTGTACACGCTCACCGCGGACGATATCCGCACCGAACGCGTCTTCGACGACCGCATCGCCGTGGCGTCCTATCCGATCGACCTGCATCCCTACCACGCCAACTGGCGCAACCCGTTTCTGCCGGTGGCCCGCGTCTACACGATCCCCTTCCGGGCCATCGTCCCCCTGGGCGTCGAGAACCTGCTGGTTGCCTCGCGGGCGTTCTCCGCCACCAGCGAGGCGCACGGCTCGGCGCGCGTGGTGCCGACGGTCATGGCCCTGGGACAGGCGGCCGGCGTGGCCGCGGCCCTGTGCGCGCAGCACGCGTGCACACCCCACGCCGTGGCCGCGACCCCGGCCCTGATGCGGCAGGTGCAGCTCTCCCTGGTTGCCCAGGGCGCCTACCTGGCCGGACGCCCGTAG
- a CDS encoding iron-containing alcohol dehydrogenase, giving the protein MDVPPPQVLYGPSWVTMGRGALERLADVLRGLGIAPGRVLVVTDATLARLGLPTRVMDLLTAAGFEGSVFSDITGEPTDEVAEAAAARARQVHPVAVIGVGGGSALDVAKLAAVAPTNPGAMVEYFTGRAFGAPPVPLVLVPTTAGTGAEASRNAVVTRGGVKVFTGGPQLVARAAILDPDLTVSLPPAVTAWTGMDAMSHCLEAMLSTNATPLTDAVAAQGLQLVRTFLPRAYADGADMAARARMLVAAFLGGLSLNAGMVLGHSIAYTLANRLHLAHGLSCALALPACIAYNAAAAGLHGVARALGVPDDPAAVLRDVLRLEADVGIPTAWRDVGVRTADLPAMVDECLTRYPRPNNPRPLEREALLRLYERAWAGALLD; this is encoded by the coding sequence ATGGACGTGCCTCCGCCCCAGGTGCTCTACGGCCCTTCGTGGGTCACCATGGGCCGCGGGGCGCTCGAGCGCCTGGCCGATGTCCTCCGCGGGCTGGGGATCGCGCCGGGACGCGTGCTGGTGGTCACCGACGCGACGCTCGCCCGGCTGGGTCTGCCCACGCGCGTGATGGACCTGCTCACCGCGGCAGGCTTCGAGGGCAGCGTCTTCAGCGACATCACCGGCGAGCCCACCGACGAGGTCGCGGAGGCCGCAGCCGCCCGTGCGCGGCAGGTCCACCCGGTGGCGGTGATCGGCGTCGGCGGGGGCAGCGCGCTGGACGTGGCCAAGCTGGCCGCGGTCGCGCCGACGAACCCCGGCGCGATGGTGGAGTACTTCACCGGCCGCGCGTTCGGCGCGCCCCCGGTGCCCCTCGTGCTCGTCCCGACCACCGCCGGCACGGGCGCCGAGGCCAGCCGCAACGCCGTCGTCACCCGCGGCGGGGTGAAGGTGTTCACCGGCGGCCCGCAGCTGGTCGCGCGCGCGGCGATCCTCGACCCCGACCTGACGGTGAGCCTCCCGCCCGCGGTCACGGCGTGGACCGGGATGGACGCCATGAGCCACTGCTTGGAGGCGATGCTCTCCACCAACGCCACCCCGCTGACCGATGCCGTGGCTGCCCAGGGCCTGCAGCTCGTCCGCACCTTCCTGCCCCGCGCGTACGCCGACGGTGCCGACATGGCGGCGCGGGCGCGGATGCTGGTGGCCGCGTTCCTCGGCGGGTTGAGCCTGAACGCCGGCATGGTGCTGGGGCACTCGATCGCCTACACGCTGGCCAACCGTCTGCACCTGGCCCACGGGTTGTCGTGCGCGCTGGCGCTGCCGGCGTGCATCGCCTACAACGCAGCGGCGGCGGGGCTGCACGGGGTCGCCCGTGCCCTGGGCGTCCCCGACGACCCTGCCGCGGTGCTCCGCGACGTGCTCCGGCTCGAGGCCGACGTGGGGATTCCGACGGCATGGCGCGACGTGGGCGTGCGGACCGCCGACCTCCCTGCCATGGTCGACGAGTGCCTGACGCGGTACCCGCGGCCGAACAACCCGCGGCCGCTGGAACGTGAAGCGCTGCTGCGTCTGTACGAGCGCGCCTGGGCGGGCGCGCTGCTGGACTGA
- a CDS encoding sigma-70 family RNA polymerase sigma factor yields MTASLPSIDELAALYARTRAPDVRAHLVDACVPLVEALTARFRRIPSEAEDLRQVGYLGLLQALETYDPTRGVHFATYARPIIRGHLSHYLRDMTGTIRKPRWLRAIERDLAAHVERFVATHRRYPSLEELAAALNVTEAGLLEILRARAAVRTTSLDAEEEDEDEPDIDRRLIRHRAYASFQLPIEDRIALYDAIDRLSALQRRVIYYLFFHDLTQTVAAARLGISQKHVSRALAAALRRLRQHLAPP; encoded by the coding sequence ATGACCGCGTCGCTGCCGTCAATCGACGAACTGGCCGCCCTGTACGCTCGCACGCGCGCGCCCGATGTGCGGGCGCACCTGGTGGACGCCTGCGTTCCGCTGGTGGAGGCCCTGACCGCGCGGTTCCGGCGGATACCGAGCGAGGCCGAGGACTTGCGCCAGGTGGGCTACCTGGGACTGCTGCAGGCCCTGGAGACCTACGATCCCACCCGCGGGGTGCACTTCGCCACGTACGCCCGCCCGATCATCCGCGGACACCTCAGTCACTACCTGCGCGACATGACCGGCACCATCCGAAAGCCGCGCTGGCTGCGGGCCATCGAGCGGGATCTGGCCGCGCACGTGGAGCGCTTCGTGGCCACCCATCGCCGCTACCCGAGTCTGGAGGAGCTGGCCGCGGCCCTCAACGTCACGGAGGCGGGTCTGCTGGAGATCCTGCGCGCCCGCGCCGCCGTCCGGACCACCTCGCTGGACGCGGAGGAGGAAGACGAGGACGAGCCCGACATCGACCGCCGGCTGATCCGCCACCGGGCGTACGCGTCGTTCCAGCTGCCCATCGAGGACCGTATCGCGCTGTACGACGCCATCGACCGGCTGAGCGCGTTGCAGCGCCGCGTGATCTACTACCTGTTCTTCCACGACCTCACCCAGACGGTGGCGGCGGCGCGCCTGGGCATCTCGCAGAAGCACGTGTCGCGGGCGCTGGCAGCGGCCCTGAGGCGGCTGCGCCAGCACCTCGCGCCACCCTGA
- a CDS encoding SPW repeat protein has translation MVWANVVNALVGIWFIIAPFVLAYSDQRAALWLSVLGGAILLVLAGWAVVNEAARKQRWIQYVNGLVGIWFIIFPYVLALTARPNVTWTSVVGGLIALVLSAWLAFSVLPKEVHA, from the coding sequence ATGGTCTGGGCTAACGTGGTCAACGCGTTGGTCGGGATCTGGTTCATCATCGCACCGTTCGTCCTCGCGTACAGCGACCAGCGCGCCGCACTCTGGCTCAGCGTGCTGGGCGGTGCGATCCTCCTGGTGCTGGCCGGGTGGGCTGTCGTCAACGAGGCGGCCCGCAAACAGCGGTGGATCCAGTACGTCAACGGCCTCGTGGGGATCTGGTTCATCATCTTCCCCTACGTCCTTGCCCTGACCGCGCGGCCGAACGTCACCTGGACCTCCGTGGTGGGCGGGCTGATCGCGCTGGTGCTCAGCGCCTGGCTGGCGTTCAGCGTCTTGCCGAAAGAGGTCCACGCGTAA
- a CDS encoding efflux RND transporter permease subunit yields the protein MSLSALAVRRPVFTLMLTSALMVLGLVSYTRLPVELFPNVQFPYVTVTVVYPGAGPEEIEQLVAKPLEEQLSSLANVREVRTLASEGTTIVGVQFELGTDLDAATADVRQRVEIARARFPRDVQQPIVQKLDIGAQPVMNLGMGGARSSRELRRLADEVVKPRLERVPGVAAVSVTGGLVREVRVEVDLDRLRAYGLTLAQVEDTLRAENLNVPGGKITEGPREVLVRLTGQVASLDEIAALRILRRDGTTVRLGEVATVRDVTKDPEQFTRLNGRDSVGISIQKQAGANTVAVADGVRKALAELRRGLPGDVTFGVAQDQSQFVRSSVADVQSNLALGAVLVAVVVFLFLHNARSTLIIALAMPTAVVATYLPMFFSGFTLNIMSLLGLAVSVGVLVDNAIVVTENINRHLALAPTPTEAARVGAGEIEAAVMASAMTNVAVFVPIAFTRGIVGQFFRQFGLTVVFANLLSLFMAFTLTPMLSARWLRPPARSRGRPARLFDRWDAAYANLATRYRGGLAWVLRHRGLTLGAAAAAFVASLALLASPLVGKEFFPTADTGEFRVRIEMPMGSSLALADRAVRRVEAVLATVPEVETFFTLVGGQQAGFGFQTPGAQIGEVFVSLVDRSRRQRSLQEVMDDVRSRLRDLPAAKVKVSPGGEMGGQAPIQVEVVGPDGTQLAALAARVEQIVRATPGTINVDNTLAPGKGELQVVLDRERAARLGLNAALVGSAIRTAVEGAAVTRYRVGGDEVDITVRARPEDRAAAARLGELAVGVAPDGTPIRLRDVAAVREARGPASIMRKNRVRMALVTADLTGRPLGAVVNDIARQTAALALPPGFAVNFAGEAQFQAESFRDLLLSLALAIVFVYMVMAAQFESLLHPFVILFTLPLAAVGVFPLLAATGIRVSIMSLLGIIMLTGIVVNNAIILVDYTNRLRARGLPRRDALLEAGATRLRPILMTSVTTILGGLPVALGLGTSGAEWRRPLGMAVLGGLTTSTFLTLFVIPAVYALVDDLVGRVRRRREPVPDEHERPPVPVAGGDEGT from the coding sequence ATGTCGCTGTCGGCACTTGCCGTCCGCCGGCCGGTCTTCACGCTGATGCTCACCAGCGCCCTGATGGTCCTGGGGCTGGTGTCCTACACGCGCCTGCCCGTGGAGCTGTTCCCCAACGTGCAGTTCCCCTACGTCACGGTGACGGTCGTCTACCCCGGCGCGGGCCCCGAGGAGATCGAGCAGCTGGTCGCCAAGCCACTGGAGGAGCAGCTGTCGAGCCTGGCCAACGTGCGCGAGGTGCGCACGCTGGCCAGCGAAGGCACCACCATCGTCGGCGTGCAGTTCGAACTCGGCACCGACCTCGACGCGGCCACCGCCGACGTGCGGCAGCGCGTCGAGATCGCCCGGGCCCGCTTCCCCCGCGACGTCCAGCAACCCATCGTCCAGAAGCTCGACATCGGCGCGCAACCGGTGATGAACCTGGGCATGGGCGGTGCGCGCTCGTCCCGTGAGCTGCGCCGGCTGGCCGACGAGGTGGTGAAGCCGCGCCTGGAGCGCGTCCCGGGCGTGGCGGCCGTGAGCGTGACCGGCGGGCTGGTGCGCGAGGTCCGGGTCGAGGTGGACCTGGACCGCCTGCGGGCCTACGGGCTGACCCTGGCCCAGGTCGAGGACACCCTGCGGGCCGAGAACCTCAACGTGCCCGGCGGCAAGATCACCGAAGGGCCCCGGGAGGTCCTGGTGCGCCTCACCGGGCAGGTGGCCAGCCTCGACGAGATCGCCGCCCTGCGCATCCTGCGTCGCGACGGCACCACGGTGCGGCTGGGGGAGGTGGCCACCGTGCGCGACGTGACCAAGGATCCGGAGCAGTTCACCCGCCTGAACGGCCGCGACAGCGTCGGGATCAGCATCCAGAAGCAGGCGGGGGCCAACACCGTGGCGGTGGCCGATGGCGTGCGCAAGGCGCTGGCCGAGCTGCGCCGCGGGCTGCCCGGCGACGTGACCTTCGGGGTGGCGCAGGACCAGTCGCAGTTCGTCCGCTCGTCGGTCGCCGATGTGCAGAGCAACCTGGCCCTGGGCGCCGTGCTGGTGGCCGTGGTGGTCTTCCTGTTCCTCCACAACGCCCGCAGCACCCTGATCATCGCCCTGGCCATGCCCACCGCCGTGGTGGCCACGTACCTGCCCATGTTCTTCTCGGGGTTCACGCTCAACATCATGTCGCTGCTGGGGCTGGCGGTCTCGGTGGGCGTGCTGGTGGACAACGCCATCGTCGTGACCGAGAACATCAACCGGCACCTGGCGCTGGCGCCGACGCCGACCGAGGCGGCGCGGGTCGGCGCCGGGGAGATCGAGGCGGCAGTCATGGCCAGCGCCATGACCAACGTGGCGGTCTTCGTGCCCATCGCGTTCACGCGGGGCATCGTCGGGCAGTTCTTCCGGCAGTTCGGGCTAACGGTGGTCTTTGCCAACCTCCTGTCGCTGTTCATGGCGTTCACGCTGACCCCGATGCTCTCGGCCCGGTGGTTGCGGCCCCCCGCGCGGTCCCGCGGCCGCCCGGCGCGGCTCTTCGACCGGTGGGATGCGGCCTACGCAAACCTGGCGACCCGCTACCGCGGCGGGCTCGCCTGGGTGCTGCGCCACCGCGGGCTGACCCTGGGCGCGGCGGCAGCCGCCTTCGTGGCGAGCCTGGCGCTCCTGGCATCGCCACTGGTGGGCAAGGAGTTCTTCCCGACCGCTGACACCGGCGAGTTCCGGGTGCGGATCGAGATGCCGATGGGCTCGTCGCTGGCCCTGGCCGACCGCGCCGTGCGGCGCGTCGAGGCCGTGCTGGCCACGGTGCCCGAGGTCGAGACCTTCTTCACGCTGGTGGGCGGGCAGCAGGCGGGCTTCGGGTTCCAGACGCCCGGCGCCCAGATCGGCGAGGTGTTCGTGAGCCTCGTCGACCGCAGCCGGCGTCAGCGCTCGCTGCAGGAGGTCATGGACGACGTCCGCAGCCGGCTGCGGGATCTGCCCGCGGCCAAGGTCAAGGTGTCACCGGGCGGCGAGATGGGCGGCCAGGCCCCGATCCAGGTCGAGGTGGTGGGGCCCGATGGGACGCAGCTGGCGGCACTGGCCGCGCGCGTCGAGCAGATCGTGCGTGCCACGCCCGGCACCATCAACGTGGACAACACCCTGGCTCCTGGCAAAGGCGAGCTCCAGGTGGTCCTCGACCGCGAGCGCGCCGCGCGGCTGGGGCTGAACGCGGCGCTGGTGGGCAGCGCGATCCGCACCGCCGTCGAGGGCGCCGCGGTCACGCGCTACCGGGTGGGCGGCGACGAGGTGGACATCACCGTGCGCGCCCGCCCGGAGGACCGCGCCGCCGCCGCGCGCCTGGGCGAACTGGCCGTGGGCGTGGCGCCCGACGGCACGCCGATCCGCCTGCGCGACGTGGCCGCCGTGCGCGAGGCGCGGGGGCCGGCGTCGATCATGCGCAAGAACCGGGTGCGCATGGCGCTCGTCACCGCCGACCTGACCGGCCGCCCGCTGGGCGCGGTGGTGAACGATATCGCCCGCCAGACCGCGGCCCTGGCGCTGCCCCCGGGCTTCGCCGTCAACTTCGCCGGCGAGGCGCAGTTCCAGGCCGAGTCGTTCCGCGACCTGCTGCTCTCGCTGGCGCTGGCGATCGTCTTCGTCTACATGGTGATGGCGGCGCAGTTCGAGTCGTTGCTGCACCCCTTCGTGATCCTGTTCACGCTGCCGCTGGCCGCGGTGGGGGTCTTCCCGCTGCTGGCGGCTACCGGCATCCGGGTGAGCATCATGTCGCTGCTGGGCATCATCATGCTCACCGGCATCGTGGTCAACAACGCCATCATCCTGGTGGACTACACCAACCGGCTGCGGGCGCGCGGCCTGCCCCGGCGCGATGCCCTGCTGGAGGCCGGCGCGACGCGCCTGCGGCCGATCCTCATGACCTCGGTCACGACGATCCTGGGCGGGCTGCCCGTGGCGCTGGGGCTGGGCACGAGCGGGGCCGAGTGGCGCCGGCCGCTGGGGATGGCCGTGCTGGGCGGGCTGACCACCTCGACGTTTCTGACGTTGTTCGTGATCCCCGCGGTATACGCGCTCGTCGACGATCTGGTCGGCCGCGTGCGCCGCCGACGGGAGCCGGTGCCAGACGAGCACGAGCGGCCGCCGGTCCCGGTGGCGGGCGGCGACGAGGGTACGTGA
- a CDS encoding efflux RND transporter periplasmic adaptor subunit — protein MRRWWIVVVLVGAVVGLIALRGRQPAVAPVVAEPAAVPVEVAPAAVGPVARTVEVTGTVTSARLAEVFPKASGRVVRVYVQDGARVAAGQPLVALDAADQRAEVAQAEAAVAAAQARLAALLAGPRPQEKQVASNAVTQAEEQVRMAETQLALAQAAARLAEDTLRRQEQLYRDGAVAQVQVDQARLQAEEARARVRTAQAQLDAARTALDSARQQRAIVEEGPREEEIRAARAQVAQAQAALAFARQRLANMVIRAPFPGRVSQLTASVGDYLVSGDFAGRAGFVAIVYDDRQLEVEVKVGERDLPLLAPGQPAVLRLEAARGTPVPAVVRVISPAADPTTRTATVRLRLHGAVDAPPGTFARGEIVVERRERAVLVPRTAVVVDGRPVVRVVAGDRVEVRPVVLGLVQADRIEVRDGVAPGEQVVVLGPEALPDGTRVRVVQR, from the coding sequence ATGCGTCGCTGGTGGATCGTGGTGGTGCTCGTGGGTGCTGTCGTCGGGCTGATCGCGCTGCGGGGCCGCCAGCCGGCAGTCGCGCCCGTCGTGGCCGAGCCGGCTGCGGTGCCGGTGGAGGTGGCCCCCGCGGCGGTGGGCCCTGTGGCCCGGACCGTCGAGGTCACGGGGACGGTTACGTCCGCGCGGCTGGCCGAAGTCTTCCCCAAGGCCAGCGGTCGCGTGGTCCGGGTGTACGTGCAGGATGGTGCGCGGGTGGCCGCCGGGCAGCCGCTGGTCGCGCTGGACGCCGCCGATCAGCGAGCCGAGGTCGCCCAGGCGGAGGCCGCGGTCGCCGCAGCCCAGGCCCGGCTGGCTGCCCTCCTGGCGGGGCCGCGGCCGCAGGAGAAGCAGGTCGCCAGCAACGCCGTCACCCAGGCGGAGGAACAGGTGCGTATGGCCGAGACCCAACTCGCCCTGGCCCAGGCCGCCGCGCGCCTTGCCGAAGACACCCTGCGCCGCCAGGAGCAACTCTACCGGGACGGTGCCGTGGCCCAGGTGCAGGTGGACCAGGCGCGGCTGCAGGCCGAGGAGGCGCGGGCGCGGGTGCGCACCGCGCAGGCCCAGCTCGACGCCGCGCGCACTGCCCTCGACTCCGCGCGCCAGCAGCGGGCGATCGTCGAGGAGGGGCCACGCGAGGAGGAGATCCGCGCGGCGCGCGCCCAGGTGGCGCAGGCGCAGGCCGCGCTGGCCTTCGCCCGGCAGCGGCTGGCCAACATGGTCATCCGGGCGCCGTTTCCCGGCCGGGTGTCGCAGCTCACCGCGAGTGTCGGCGACTACCTGGTGTCGGGCGACTTCGCCGGCCGGGCGGGCTTCGTGGCCATCGTCTACGACGACCGGCAGCTGGAGGTGGAGGTGAAGGTCGGGGAACGCGACCTGCCGCTGCTGGCCCCGGGCCAGCCGGCGGTGCTGCGTCTGGAGGCCGCCCGGGGAACGCCGGTGCCAGCGGTGGTCCGCGTGATCTCTCCGGCCGCCGACCCGACGACGCGCACGGCGACGGTCCGACTGCGGCTGCACGGAGCCGTGGACGCGCCCCCGGGGACGTTCGCCAGGGGTGAGATCGTGGTCGAGCGGCGGGAGCGCGCGGTACTGGTGCCCAGGACCGCCGTGGTCGTCGACGGGCGGCCCGTGGTGCGCGTGGTCGCGGGCGACCGGGTCGAGGTGCGTCCGGTGGTGCTGGGGCTCGTGCAGGCCGACCGGATCGAGGTCCGCGACGGGGTGGCACCCGGCGAGCAAGTGGTCGTGCTGGGGCCCGAGGCGTTGCCCGACGGCACCCGCGTGCGCGTGGTGCAGCGGTAG
- a CDS encoding TetR/AcrR family transcriptional regulator yields MSVVHTGSRPTGRRRNPAATREAILNAAERLFAQKGYEATSLGEIGRAAGVSRGTPGYFFGSKERLYRAVLERALGAAREVLTRARARAAAAGGGPEALLGEGIASYLEFLAARPTFVRLIEWETLSGARFLGTSPAHIGGLRDALALTQEELARGALRPADPVHLLLSVMGMCWFPYAHADALARSLGLDPRTPSFLAARRAHIVDLLLHGLLPRG; encoded by the coding sequence ATGTCGGTCGTCCATACGGGGTCTCGGCCAACGGGGCGCAGGCGGAATCCGGCAGCCACGCGCGAGGCCATCCTCAACGCGGCGGAGCGCCTGTTCGCACAGAAGGGGTACGAAGCGACCAGCCTGGGCGAGATCGGGCGTGCCGCCGGGGTTTCGCGCGGGACGCCGGGCTACTTCTTCGGCTCCAAGGAACGGCTCTACCGCGCGGTGCTGGAACGCGCGCTCGGCGCCGCCCGCGAGGTCCTGACCCGGGCGCGGGCGCGGGCAGCGGCTGCAGGTGGCGGGCCCGAGGCGCTGCTGGGGGAGGGCATCGCCAGCTACCTGGAGTTCCTGGCAGCCCGGCCGACGTTCGTGCGCCTGATCGAATGGGAGACGCTGTCTGGGGCCCGGTTCCTCGGCACCTCGCCCGCGCACATCGGTGGCCTGCGGGACGCGCTGGCCCTGACCCAGGAGGAACTCGCGCGCGGTGCGCTTCGTCCGGCAGATCCGGTACACCTGCTGCTGAGCGTGATGGGCATGTGCTGGTTCCCCTACGCTCACGCGGATGCGCTGGCACGCTCCCTGGGACTCGATCCGCGGACGCCGTCGTTCCTGGCAGCGCGACGGGCGCACATCGTCGACCTGCTGCTGCACGGGCTGCTGCCCCGCGGTTAG
- a CDS encoding M48 family metalloprotease, translating into MLLAALMLPAAWPSAAGGASADDYEVRIGRQGAAALESRFAVVTDQTVVERLTRIGRAITPHTERPRLPYTFKAVQSPQVNAVALPGGFVYVTTGLLQFVRTDHELAAVIAHEVAHAARGHGLEMMRRANRAAFVTILVAVFTGDPALGAGAQVVATGLLAGYTRDLERDADLASIAYLTRTSYTPVGVLTVMERLRRLEQLSPRPSLGAFAEHPTVEERIRYIEAELRARGIPINRRLAANYLALTVKETSEGGVTYAELFVNDRSIVRLPEVARVREAADLLDRLFDQDLEPYEVLLRESPGGWSIVARGWPVLRFTAADAPGGSARELAAAVHFRLRAAIEDDIRRRKLSG; encoded by the coding sequence GTGTTGCTCGCCGCCCTGATGCTGCCAGCCGCGTGGCCGTCTGCCGCGGGCGGCGCGTCCGCCGACGACTACGAGGTCCGCATCGGCCGCCAGGGCGCCGCGGCGCTCGAGAGCCGGTTTGCGGTCGTCACCGACCAGACGGTGGTGGAGCGGCTGACCCGCATCGGCCGCGCCATCACGCCCCATACCGAACGTCCGCGTCTGCCCTACACGTTCAAGGCCGTCCAGTCGCCACAGGTCAACGCGGTGGCGCTGCCCGGTGGCTTCGTTTACGTCACCACCGGCCTGCTGCAGTTCGTCCGGACCGACCACGAGCTGGCGGCGGTCATCGCCCACGAGGTCGCCCATGCGGCGCGGGGGCACGGGCTGGAGATGATGCGCCGGGCCAACCGCGCGGCCTTCGTGACCATCCTGGTGGCGGTGTTCACCGGCGATCCAGCCCTGGGTGCCGGCGCCCAGGTGGTGGCGACCGGCTTGCTGGCGGGCTACACCCGCGACCTCGAGCGCGACGCCGATCTGGCGTCGATCGCGTACCTGACCCGGACGTCCTACACCCCCGTGGGAGTGCTCACGGTGATGGAGCGGCTCCGCCGGCTCGAGCAGCTGAGCCCCAGGCCCTCGCTGGGCGCCTTCGCCGAGCACCCCACCGTCGAGGAACGCATCCGCTACATCGAGGCCGAACTCCGCGCCCGGGGGATTCCGATCAACCGCCGGCTGGCCGCCAACTACCTGGCCCTCACGGTGAAGGAGACGAGCGAGGGCGGGGTGACCTACGCCGAACTGTTCGTCAACGACCGGTCGATCGTGCGGCTGCCGGAGGTGGCGCGGGTCCGCGAGGCGGCCGACCTGCTCGACCGGCTGTTCGACCAGGACCTGGAGCCGTACGAGGTCCTGCTGCGCGAATCGCCGGGAGGATGGTCGATCGTCGCGCGGGGATGGCCGGTGCTCCGCTTCACCGCCGCCGATGCGCCAGGCGGGTCGGCGCGTGAGCTCGCCGCGGCGGTGCACTTTCGCCTGCGCGCCGCGATCGAGGACGACATCCGCCGCCGTAAGCTCTCGGGCTGA
- a CDS encoding TatD family hydrolase — translation MTLDLVDTHVHLDDAAFAPDLDAVLARARGAGVRGFVSVGTSVASSRRAVALAAQHGDIYAAVAIHPHDAAEATPEALAALADLARHPKVVAIGETGLDWYRDFAPRDAQLGALRAHLDLARQHSLPVIVHCREAYADALDVLAAYPDLCVIMHCFSGSLEVARVCLDRGYYLGLGGPVTYRNARRAVEVARYVPPDRLLLETDAPYLPPEPHRGRRNEPAYLPLIAQAVARARDVAPGTVAELTSANARVAFGLGRPAVRE, via the coding sequence GTGACCCTCGATCTCGTCGATACCCACGTGCACCTCGACGACGCCGCGTTCGCGCCGGATCTCGACGCGGTGCTGGCGCGGGCGCGCGGCGCCGGGGTCCGGGGGTTCGTCAGCGTGGGCACCTCCGTCGCCTCCAGCCGTCGCGCTGTAGCCCTGGCCGCCCAGCACGGCGACATCTACGCGGCGGTGGCCATTCACCCCCACGACGCCGCGGAGGCCACGCCCGAGGCGCTGGCGGCGCTGGCGGACCTGGCGCGGCACCCCAAGGTCGTCGCCATAGGCGAGACCGGGCTCGACTGGTACCGTGACTTCGCGCCGCGGGACGCGCAGCTTGGCGCGCTGCGCGCACACCTGGACCTCGCCCGTCAGCACAGCCTGCCCGTCATCGTCCACTGCCGCGAGGCGTACGCCGACGCGCTGGACGTGCTGGCGGCCTACCCGGACCTATGCGTGATCATGCACTGCTTCTCGGGGTCGCTCGAGGTGGCGCGCGTCTGTCTGGACCGCGGCTACTACCTCGGGCTGGGCGGGCCGGTGACGTACCGGAACGCGCGGCGGGCGGTGGAGGTGGCCCGGTACGTGCCGCCCGACCGCCTGCTGCTGGAGACCGATGCGCCCTACCTGCCCCCGGAGCCGCACCGGGGGCGGCGCAACGAACCAGCGTACCTGCCGCTCATCGCGCAGGCGGTCGCCCGCGCGCGGGACGTGGCCCCCGGCACGGTGGCCGAGCTCACCAGCGCCAACGCCCGTGTGGCGTTCGGGCTGGGGCGGCCGGCCGTGCGGGAGTGA